A single genomic interval of Rosistilla ulvae harbors:
- a CDS encoding Gfo/Idh/MocA family protein: MQNQGTHRRSFIKTSAAVAAAASVIQAPAPARAAGSNERLRIGFIGPGGRGFGAHVKKLAQLHKDGANIELVALAEVYSVQRDRVADYIETETGFKPAKYVDYREMIEKENLDAVAIGTPDHWHAKQTIDALEAGLHVYCEKPMTKTVEESLKVVDAWRKSGKVMQVGVQSTSLPVWDEVRNLLQDGKLGKVLMYQTEYFRNSAQGQWRYYKLEPEMTPTNVDWKRWLGSDEGLAEEIPFDRAVYKQWRRFWPFGSGMYTDLFVHRTTAMLKATGLRFPARVVGAGGLYMEYDGRDVPDVATVAADFPEGVHGLVNATMCNQETRIQQLIRGHNGSFVFGNGEQFDGFDFVPERSQVTRIRDQKTERIATKPVADTTYAHFKNWIEACAAEEPMQCNNTPELGAAAIAVVTLGARSYREGSVFFFDGDSGKISTTDPGWAASWEKLSAARAPVKHIPGWRAGDTGSVLEEPEYMKLGGPWVDGKDPA, translated from the coding sequence GTGCAGAATCAAGGCACTCATCGCCGCTCGTTCATCAAGACCTCCGCAGCGGTTGCTGCGGCTGCGTCGGTCATCCAAGCTCCCGCCCCAGCCCGTGCAGCTGGCAGCAACGAACGTCTGCGGATCGGTTTCATCGGTCCCGGCGGCCGCGGTTTCGGAGCCCATGTGAAGAAGCTGGCTCAGCTGCACAAAGATGGTGCGAACATCGAACTTGTCGCTTTGGCCGAAGTCTATTCGGTGCAGCGCGATCGCGTCGCCGACTACATCGAAACGGAAACCGGATTCAAGCCGGCCAAATACGTCGACTATCGCGAGATGATCGAGAAGGAGAATCTCGACGCCGTGGCGATCGGTACTCCCGACCACTGGCACGCCAAGCAGACGATCGACGCTCTGGAAGCAGGCTTGCACGTCTACTGCGAAAAACCGATGACCAAGACGGTGGAAGAATCGCTGAAGGTCGTCGACGCGTGGCGTAAGTCGGGCAAGGTGATGCAGGTCGGCGTTCAATCGACCAGCTTGCCGGTATGGGACGAAGTTCGCAACTTGCTGCAAGACGGCAAGCTTGGCAAGGTCTTGATGTACCAGACCGAATACTTCCGCAACTCAGCTCAAGGCCAATGGCGATACTACAAGCTTGAACCTGAAATGACGCCAACCAATGTCGATTGGAAGCGTTGGCTCGGATCCGACGAAGGCTTGGCCGAAGAGATCCCCTTCGACCGCGCTGTCTACAAGCAATGGCGTCGTTTCTGGCCGTTTGGATCGGGCATGTACACCGATCTATTCGTCCATCGCACCACCGCGATGTTGAAGGCGACCGGCCTGCGATTCCCCGCCCGTGTTGTCGGTGCGGGTGGATTGTACATGGAATACGATGGACGCGATGTTCCCGACGTGGCGACCGTCGCCGCCGATTTCCCCGAAGGTGTCCACGGTCTGGTCAACGCCACGATGTGCAACCAGGAAACTCGAATCCAACAACTGATCCGTGGACACAACGGATCGTTTGTGTTCGGCAACGGCGAACAATTCGACGGCTTCGACTTCGTTCCCGAGCGATCGCAGGTGACGCGAATCCGCGATCAAAAGACCGAACGGATCGCAACGAAGCCTGTCGCCGACACGACTTACGCTCACTTCAAGAACTGGATCGAAGCGTGTGCGGCGGAAGAACCGATGCAGTGCAACAACACACCCGAACTGGGAGCCGCGGCGATCGCTGTCGTCACTCTGGGTGCTCGCAGCTACCGCGAGGGTTCGGTCTTCTTCTTCGATGGCGATTCGGGCAAGATCAGCACGACCGATCCGGGCTGGGCAGCCAGCTGGGAAAAACTGTCGGCTGCACGCGCACCAGTCAAACACATTCCGGGCTGGCGTGCTGGCGATACCGGCAGCGTGTTGGAAGAGCCGGAATACATGAAGCTGGGCGGCCCTTGGGTCGACGGCAAAGACCCCGCTTAA
- a CDS encoding DUF1592 domain-containing protein: MLKSPSVPLRSPQRGIALAICLLFSAATSAAEDPAALVKRGKQLYVAQCASCHGDQGQGVNERYEEPLYGDLAAEDLARVIHETMPDEKPEECVDQDALAVAEYMIGQFYTAEARAKNQPPRITLSRLTVEQYDNVLSDLVSHNDRIQLPKGKPGLKAQYYNARNTKADKLVIERVDPKIKFDFGQGSPDEKIGKEEFSINWSGLVIADETGDYEFTVATGNGVKLYVNDDRKPLIDGWVSSGGERRELTESIHLLGGRSYRLKLNFFKHRDKSASVELMWKPPHRPRQVIPSRSLRDQYTRPLFVSTTPLPPDDASFGFPRGTAVSKSWDEATTAAAVDAAAAIVAQIDRLAKTKPDAADRREKIIQYCGQFVERAFRRPLDDEQRKFFVESQFAATDEIGEAVKRCVILTLKSPRFLYPTTPFGEVDSYDVASQISFGLWDSIPDQRLLKVAKDGQLMKPDAVRKEVVAAVGDARTRAKLRGFFRRWLSLERAEEMSKDSEQYPQFSPELVADLRLSLDLFLEDVFWGDAPDYRRLLLSDTMYVNQRIADFYKIPHPKDKDSDDGERFVSVSLKGEPRAGVVTHPLVLSALAYHNDTSPIHRGVFVTRNLLGRVLNPPPIATVFEAAAFDPHLTMREKVSELTKSSQCQGCHHVINPLGFSLENYDAVGQYRTTEKDRKIEAASDYKSVSGKVIRLEGARDLALHAAESEAAQKGFIRQLFEHLIKQPPAAYGADTLDRLHASFVENNFNVRELMVDIVTIAAVHR, translated from the coding sequence ATGCTCAAATCCCCCTCTGTTCCATTGCGGTCACCGCAGCGCGGGATCGCGTTAGCGATCTGTCTGTTGTTCTCAGCAGCGACATCCGCGGCAGAGGATCCCGCCGCGCTGGTGAAACGCGGCAAACAGTTGTACGTCGCGCAGTGCGCTTCGTGCCACGGCGACCAAGGGCAGGGTGTTAACGAGCGCTACGAAGAACCGTTGTACGGCGATCTGGCAGCCGAGGATCTAGCCCGCGTGATCCATGAGACGATGCCCGACGAGAAGCCCGAGGAGTGTGTCGATCAAGACGCGTTGGCGGTCGCCGAATATATGATCGGCCAATTTTATACCGCCGAAGCGCGAGCGAAGAACCAACCGCCGCGGATCACGCTCTCGCGACTGACCGTGGAACAATACGACAACGTGCTGAGCGACTTGGTCAGCCACAACGATCGGATCCAGCTGCCCAAAGGCAAGCCGGGTTTGAAGGCTCAGTACTACAACGCGCGGAACACTAAAGCCGACAAGTTGGTGATCGAGCGAGTCGATCCGAAGATCAAATTCGATTTCGGTCAGGGGAGCCCCGACGAGAAGATTGGTAAGGAAGAGTTTTCGATCAACTGGAGCGGATTGGTGATCGCCGACGAGACGGGCGACTACGAATTCACCGTCGCCACTGGCAACGGCGTCAAGTTGTATGTCAACGACGATCGCAAGCCGTTGATCGATGGCTGGGTCAGCAGCGGCGGAGAACGACGCGAGTTGACCGAATCGATTCATCTGTTGGGAGGCCGCAGCTATCGGCTGAAGCTAAATTTCTTCAAGCATCGCGACAAATCGGCGTCGGTCGAACTGATGTGGAAACCGCCGCATCGCCCGCGGCAAGTGATCCCGTCGCGCAGCTTGCGCGATCAATACACGCGCCCGTTGTTTGTCTCGACCACGCCGCTGCCTCCTGACGACGCCAGCTTTGGTTTTCCGCGCGGCACCGCAGTCTCCAAATCGTGGGACGAAGCGACGACCGCAGCGGCAGTCGACGCGGCAGCGGCGATCGTCGCCCAGATCGACCGACTGGCAAAAACCAAGCCAGACGCTGCCGACCGCCGCGAAAAGATCATCCAATACTGCGGACAGTTCGTCGAGCGAGCGTTCCGCCGACCGTTGGACGACGAGCAGCGGAAGTTCTTTGTCGAATCGCAATTTGCCGCAACCGATGAGATCGGCGAAGCGGTGAAGCGATGCGTGATCCTGACGCTCAAATCGCCAAGGTTCTTGTACCCGACAACTCCGTTTGGCGAAGTCGACAGCTACGACGTGGCATCCCAAATTTCGTTTGGCCTGTGGGATTCGATCCCCGACCAAAGGTTGCTGAAGGTCGCCAAAGATGGCCAACTGATGAAACCCGACGCCGTGCGGAAAGAGGTCGTCGCGGCGGTCGGCGACGCGCGGACGCGGGCGAAACTGAGAGGCTTCTTCCGACGCTGGCTTTCGTTGGAACGAGCCGAGGAGATGTCGAAGGACAGCGAACAATACCCTCAGTTCTCGCCCGAATTGGTAGCCGACCTGCGGCTTTCGTTGGATCTATTTTTGGAAGATGTCTTCTGGGGCGACGCTCCCGATTACCGCCGACTGCTGTTGTCCGACACGATGTACGTCAATCAACGGATCGCCGATTTTTATAAGATCCCGCATCCGAAGGACAAAGATTCCGACGACGGCGAACGATTTGTCTCGGTCTCGCTGAAGGGAGAACCACGGGCCGGCGTGGTCACGCATCCGTTGGTCCTTTCGGCCTTGGCGTATCACAACGACACCTCGCCGATCCATCGCGGGGTGTTTGTCACGCGGAACCTGCTGGGACGCGTGCTCAATCCACCGCCGATCGCAACGGTATTCGAAGCGGCGGCGTTTGATCCACACCTGACGATGCGCGAGAAGGTTTCCGAACTGACCAAGTCGTCGCAGTGCCAAGGTTGCCACCACGTGATCAACCCGCTCGGATTCAGCTTGGAAAACTACGATGCCGTGGGGCAATATCGAACGACCGAAAAGGATCGCAAGATCGAAGCGGCGTCGGATTACAAATCGGTCTCCGGAAAAGTCATCCGTCTCGAAGGCGCACGCGACCTGGCGCTGCATGCGGCCGAAAGCGAAGCGGCTCAGAAGGGCTTCATTCGCCAATTGTTTGAACACCTGATCAAACAACCCCCGGCCGCCTATGGTGCGGACACGTTGGATCGATTGCACGCCAGCTTTGTCGAGAACAACTTCAACGTCCGCGAGTTGATGGTCGATATCGTAACGATCGCCGCGGTGCATCGTTAA
- a CDS encoding TolC family protein has protein sequence MQKIPFSRSIQTISRHCVIAMGIVTPWMNVAAEPPQRLPRMVATGIEPAADVPQRLPTPSLSPTDSEEPRVIGETPEPANLPRVPGPAVNPVPSVAPATRTPLPLRLPPASPAPTPRRLPHTKPVAEPNEEQSATITEPEPIGAPAPNGPSDPPSLRPQSNPPQSIGSQKNSPTGSEPIRLVEPDVDSASEEPTPSSYPSTGMSLELPRQPRPAVATPTLKIAGHHALPDQLPPMWWNAEVRQSVGIGPATLPISIDRLVQSALANSTQIQSLLTEPRIRRATVAVEQAQFDWQSFVESQFDDKSDPIGSILTTGSADGRFEDKTWSAAAGLRQTNRIGGKLELAQNGGHQRNNSQFLIPNPQGTTRLEVNYTQPLLSGAGRFVNESRIVLAQLDYRATNDRTQAQIQDHLIDVTNAYWELYLGRSHLLQRRKLLESARQIYDTLRAREGVDVLQRQILRAQVAVTGREAEVIRAQTEIRNSQSRLRRLINDPELVAAMQLEWTPQDQPLDFRIDISASASAQIALASRPEIAEAMRRVKALSVQADVARNEILPRLDLLLRTYVAGLEDNADTLGSWNRQWTDGRPTYGVGMLYEFPIGNRAAKGRLKRSRLELTREILDFESTIEQTLLEVDIAVRETQTAYREMVSKQNAVFAAAAEVQFLDERWRTLPTQQDSAVLLLENLLDAQQRLGNEEAAYATAQVTYALSWISLRRAMGTLLSMDQEPIAEIPSPGAPDAAVFEDPAATSDEQPVRLPATARAIYDRHRQPGAMLR, from the coding sequence GTGCAGAAGATCCCATTCAGTCGCTCGATCCAAACGATCAGCCGGCATTGCGTTATCGCAATGGGGATTGTTACGCCATGGATGAATGTCGCCGCGGAACCGCCCCAACGGTTGCCTCGAATGGTGGCCACAGGGATCGAACCGGCCGCCGATGTTCCCCAACGCCTACCGACACCAAGTCTTAGCCCGACAGATTCGGAAGAACCACGGGTGATCGGTGAGACTCCCGAACCGGCGAACCTGCCGCGGGTCCCCGGCCCTGCGGTGAACCCGGTGCCCTCGGTCGCACCAGCCACTCGCACCCCATTGCCCCTTCGCTTGCCTCCGGCAAGCCCTGCGCCGACGCCACGACGGTTGCCGCACACGAAACCGGTGGCGGAACCAAACGAAGAGCAATCCGCAACGATCACCGAGCCGGAGCCGATTGGAGCGCCTGCGCCGAACGGACCATCCGATCCACCCAGCTTGCGTCCTCAATCGAATCCTCCGCAATCGATTGGTTCGCAAAAGAACTCACCAACCGGCAGCGAGCCAATCCGCCTGGTGGAGCCCGACGTCGATAGCGCCAGCGAAGAACCAACACCGAGTTCCTATCCTTCGACCGGCATGTCACTGGAACTGCCTCGGCAACCGCGGCCGGCCGTTGCAACGCCGACGCTCAAGATCGCTGGCCATCACGCGCTCCCCGACCAGCTGCCGCCGATGTGGTGGAACGCGGAAGTTCGGCAATCGGTGGGCATCGGTCCGGCAACGCTGCCGATCTCGATCGATCGGTTGGTGCAATCCGCTTTGGCCAACTCCACACAAATCCAATCGCTACTTACCGAACCACGGATACGGCGGGCAACGGTCGCTGTCGAACAGGCCCAGTTCGATTGGCAGTCATTTGTCGAATCGCAATTCGATGATAAAAGCGACCCGATCGGAAGCATCTTGACGACCGGTTCGGCAGACGGTCGGTTTGAAGACAAAACATGGTCGGCCGCGGCGGGACTGCGTCAAACAAACCGAATCGGCGGCAAACTGGAACTGGCGCAGAACGGCGGTCACCAACGCAATAACTCGCAATTTTTGATCCCCAATCCACAGGGGACAACACGGCTGGAAGTCAACTACACCCAACCGCTGCTCAGTGGCGCCGGTCGGTTTGTCAACGAGAGCCGGATCGTGCTGGCACAGCTCGATTACCGGGCCACCAACGATCGCACGCAGGCTCAGATCCAAGACCATCTGATCGATGTCACCAACGCCTATTGGGAACTTTATCTGGGGCGCAGCCATCTGCTGCAACGCCGCAAGCTGCTCGAAAGCGCTCGCCAAATCTACGACACGTTGCGGGCCCGCGAAGGGGTCGACGTGTTGCAGCGTCAAATTTTGCGAGCCCAGGTTGCGGTCACCGGCCGCGAAGCGGAAGTGATTCGCGCCCAGACAGAGATCCGCAATTCGCAATCCCGGCTGCGACGTTTGATCAACGATCCCGAACTGGTCGCCGCGATGCAACTGGAATGGACACCCCAAGACCAACCGTTAGACTTCCGCATCGACATCTCGGCCAGCGCGTCGGCGCAGATCGCCCTCGCCTCGCGACCGGAGATTGCCGAAGCGATGCGACGCGTCAAAGCACTTTCGGTGCAAGCGGATGTGGCGCGCAACGAGATCCTGCCGCGGTTGGATCTGTTGTTGCGAACCTACGTCGCCGGACTGGAAGACAATGCCGACACCTTGGGATCGTGGAACCGTCAATGGACCGATGGCCGGCCAACCTATGGAGTCGGCATGTTGTATGAGTTCCCGATCGGAAACCGCGCGGCCAAGGGACGCCTGAAACGCAGCCGCTTGGAACTGACCCGCGAGATCCTCGACTTCGAATCGACGATCGAACAGACCTTGTTGGAAGTCGATATTGCGGTCCGCGAAACCCAAACCGCCTATCGCGAAATGGTCAGCAAACAGAATGCAGTTTTTGCGGCCGCGGCAGAAGTGCAATTCCTCGACGAACGCTGGCGCACGCTGCCGACTCAGCAAGACTCCGCCGTGTTGCTGCTGGAAAATCTGCTCGACGCCCAGCAGAGGTTGGGGAACGAAGAAGCCGCCTACGCCACGGCTCAAGTAACCTATGCCCTCTCCTGGATTTCGCTGCGTCGAGCCATGGGGACGCTGTTGTCGATGGATCAGGAACCGATCGCTGAAATCCCATCCCCTGGGGCTCCGGATGCTGCGGTATTTGAGGATCCAGCAGCAACGTCGGATGAACAACCGGTGCGTTTGCCAGCGACCGCGCGAGCTATCTACGATCGCCATCGACAGCCGGGAGCCATGTTGCGATGA
- a CDS encoding DUF1552 domain-containing protein, with protein MNHRNLGRRELLRKLGVSAAAIPFLSNLPSIASAEKVNRRKQRLVIMFSPNGTIPDEFWPDQEGSDFELKRILAPLEPYKDRLLTLHGICNKVKGDGDSHMRGMSCLLTGTHLFPGNIQGGSHTPAGWASGISIDQEIKNFLQSNPETQTRFGELLFGVNVGDRADPWTRLSYAGPNKPVAPIEDPYRMFEKMYGRVEDQATIRSVLDSVQEDLRRVRGLISREDRRLLDEHESFVREMEKELKAGGKQTYAVSVPELESGVKNENDNAPLLGKMQIELMVNGLANDMNRVAVLQYTKSVGGARMNWLGIDENHHSLSHEPDDNKAAKEKLVKINTWFCEQLVYLAKRLDETPEPGGQGSLLDNTTIVWTNELGKGNSHTLNNIPFVMLGGGLGFKMGRSLKYNKQNHNRLLAAIANGMGHEITTFGDPNLCGDGVLTDLS; from the coding sequence ATGAATCATCGAAACCTAGGACGTCGAGAACTGTTGCGCAAGCTGGGTGTCTCGGCTGCCGCGATTCCGTTTTTGAGCAATCTGCCCAGCATCGCGTCGGCTGAAAAAGTGAACCGCCGCAAGCAGCGACTGGTGATCATGTTCAGCCCCAACGGGACGATCCCCGATGAATTCTGGCCCGATCAAGAGGGTTCCGACTTTGAGCTGAAACGCATCCTCGCTCCGCTGGAACCCTACAAAGATCGACTGCTGACGCTGCACGGCATCTGCAACAAAGTCAAGGGTGACGGCGACAGCCACATGCGTGGGATGAGTTGCCTGTTGACGGGAACGCATCTGTTTCCGGGAAACATCCAAGGCGGTTCGCACACGCCGGCCGGCTGGGCTAGCGGTATTTCGATCGATCAAGAGATCAAAAACTTTCTGCAGAGCAATCCCGAAACGCAGACCCGATTCGGCGAACTGCTGTTTGGCGTCAACGTCGGCGACCGCGCCGATCCTTGGACTCGGCTCAGCTACGCCGGCCCCAACAAACCTGTCGCACCGATCGAAGATCCCTACCGGATGTTCGAAAAGATGTACGGACGCGTCGAGGACCAGGCGACGATTCGCAGCGTCTTGGACAGCGTGCAAGAAGACCTTCGCCGCGTCCGCGGGCTGATCAGCCGCGAGGACCGCCGTCTGTTGGACGAACACGAATCGTTTGTCCGCGAGATGGAGAAGGAACTAAAAGCCGGCGGCAAGCAGACCTACGCCGTCAGCGTTCCCGAACTGGAATCGGGAGTCAAAAACGAAAACGACAACGCGCCGCTGCTGGGCAAGATGCAGATCGAATTGATGGTCAACGGTCTGGCCAACGACATGAATCGCGTCGCGGTGCTGCAGTACACCAAAAGCGTTGGCGGTGCCCGGATGAACTGGCTGGGGATCGACGAGAACCACCACTCGCTGTCGCACGAACCGGACGACAACAAAGCCGCCAAAGAAAAGTTGGTGAAGATCAACACATGGTTCTGCGAGCAACTGGTTTATCTAGCCAAGCGGCTCGACGAAACGCCCGAACCGGGTGGTCAGGGATCGCTGTTAGACAACACAACGATCGTCTGGACAAACGAACTGGGCAAGGGGAACTCTCACACGCTGAACAACATCCCATTTGTGATGCTCGGCGGCGGGCTGGGCTTCAAAATGGGCCGCTCGCTGAAATACAACAAACAGAACCACAATCGTTTGTTGGCAGCGATCGCCAATGGAATGGGACACGAAATCACTACTTTTGGAGATCCCAATTTGTGTGGCGATGGCGTGTTGACCGACTTATCATAA
- a CDS encoding PAS domain-containing hybrid sensor histidine kinase/response regulator: MRPFRWLAERLPTRVRIVAALVAMVMVSFIGTLTLQVFPNPYVTTMEGRASFTEALAMSATTLISSGNREGLKALLEGIVRRQPDIISIGLRKPNGTLHAAAGEHASKWDSRLLERRNGQVLSTDRQMVLPVYQRSDKWAELEIAFEPYKPFLGIEPWKLVLILVAPACFIQFYLFLGMILKQLDASGAVPTHVRDVLDNLGVGLVLLDLEYRVLLANPVIQADLKMSQRQLLGQSASDLNWIAEDDNALPWTETLRRGAALSNRLLGIEVEGKRCIFSVNSTPIQTSEGTCQGVMVTFKDITTLEDHKRELAIAKDAAELANETKSQFLANMSHEIRTPMNAIVGFTDVLRRGLEHDPDRQLEYLDTIYSSGNHLVELINDVLDLSKIESAGVQLEIRDCSPFQIVNEVVTVLTGKANDQGIQLSSSAAGEIPETIQTDPTRLRQILINLVGNAVKFTESGGVRVSFVVLGGDAGPQMRFDVIDTGIGMDDQQLQRIFSPFVQADSSVTRRFGGTGLGLSISKKFAEAMGGGITVVSSPGEGSVFSVLIDVGSLDGVRMVSGEEAAAVLRSRQRAAADQGIASVRPGKILIVDDTPANVQLLEVVCRKAGMTVETAENGQVAIDMAAETQYDVILMDMQMPVMDGYSATTELRKRGVETPIVALTGNALEEDRRRCFDVGCTAFLAKPVNIDELIKLLQELHGVGDAKQSTSKSTSQPIAVAASPAKERVSGRIRSSLPMDLPEFQQVVAQFVDGLDHCVGELQQAIQTGDYDAVARHAHALKGTGGTVGFPQFTEPSRQLEEAAKQGDEALLLASIEEIRQIAKAVEGPDLPKPATSTT, from the coding sequence TTGCGACCATTTCGTTGGTTGGCAGAGCGATTGCCGACACGCGTGCGGATCGTTGCTGCGCTGGTCGCGATGGTGATGGTCAGCTTTATCGGTACGTTGACGCTGCAGGTTTTTCCGAACCCGTATGTCACCACGATGGAAGGCCGAGCGAGCTTTACCGAAGCGCTTGCAATGAGTGCCACGACACTGATCTCTTCCGGGAATCGCGAGGGGTTGAAGGCCTTGTTGGAAGGTATCGTTCGCCGCCAGCCCGATATCATTTCGATCGGACTGAGAAAGCCGAATGGAACGCTGCACGCAGCTGCCGGTGAGCATGCTAGCAAGTGGGATTCGAGGCTGTTGGAACGTCGTAATGGTCAGGTGTTGTCGACCGACCGTCAGATGGTGTTGCCGGTTTATCAACGCTCGGACAAGTGGGCGGAACTGGAGATCGCATTCGAACCCTACAAACCGTTTCTTGGAATCGAGCCCTGGAAACTTGTCCTGATCCTCGTCGCACCTGCCTGCTTTATTCAGTTCTATCTGTTTTTAGGAATGATCCTGAAACAATTGGATGCTTCGGGAGCGGTCCCGACGCACGTCCGCGATGTGTTGGACAACCTTGGCGTGGGGCTGGTGCTGTTGGATCTGGAGTATCGCGTGTTGTTGGCTAACCCGGTGATCCAAGCCGATCTGAAAATGAGCCAGCGGCAGTTGTTGGGACAGAGCGCGTCGGATTTGAACTGGATCGCCGAAGATGACAACGCGCTCCCCTGGACCGAAACACTCCGTCGCGGTGCGGCGTTGTCGAACCGTTTGTTGGGGATCGAGGTCGAAGGCAAACGCTGCATCTTTAGCGTCAACAGCACGCCGATTCAGACTAGCGAAGGGACTTGCCAAGGGGTGATGGTCACGTTCAAGGACATCACGACGCTGGAAGATCACAAACGCGAACTGGCGATCGCCAAAGACGCCGCGGAATTGGCGAACGAAACCAAGAGTCAATTCCTGGCGAACATGAGCCACGAGATTCGCACGCCGATGAACGCCATCGTCGGCTTCACCGACGTCCTGCGTCGCGGTTTGGAACACGATCCCGATCGGCAGCTGGAATACCTCGACACGATCTATTCCAGCGGCAATCATTTGGTCGAATTGATCAACGACGTGTTGGATCTGTCGAAGATCGAATCGGCTGGCGTCCAGTTGGAGATTCGTGATTGTTCGCCATTCCAAATCGTCAACGAAGTGGTGACGGTGTTGACGGGCAAGGCGAACGATCAAGGCATTCAATTGTCCTCCAGCGCCGCTGGCGAGATCCCCGAAACAATTCAAACCGATCCGACGCGTCTGCGACAGATCTTGATCAATCTGGTCGGTAATGCGGTGAAGTTTACCGAGTCGGGTGGTGTCCGCGTTAGCTTTGTTGTGCTGGGCGGCGATGCGGGGCCGCAGATGCGTTTCGATGTCATCGATACCGGAATCGGGATGGACGATCAGCAATTGCAGCGAATCTTCAGCCCATTTGTACAGGCCGATAGCTCGGTCACGCGGCGGTTCGGAGGCACCGGTTTGGGACTTTCGATCAGCAAGAAATTTGCCGAAGCGATGGGAGGCGGGATCACCGTGGTCAGCAGTCCCGGCGAAGGGAGTGTGTTCAGCGTATTGATCGATGTTGGATCGTTGGATGGCGTTCGGATGGTGTCGGGCGAAGAGGCCGCCGCGGTCTTGCGCAGCCGTCAACGCGCAGCCGCCGATCAGGGCATCGCCAGTGTCCGACCAGGCAAGATCTTGATCGTCGACGATACGCCCGCCAACGTCCAATTGTTGGAAGTCGTTTGTCGCAAAGCGGGGATGACTGTCGAAACCGCCGAAAACGGTCAAGTCGCGATCGATATGGCAGCCGAAACGCAGTACGACGTGATCTTGATGGACATGCAGATGCCGGTCATGGACGGCTACAGTGCAACGACCGAACTGCGGAAGCGTGGCGTCGAGACTCCCATCGTGGCGCTCACCGGAAACGCGCTGGAAGAGGATCGCCGTCGTTGCTTCGATGTCGGTTGTACCGCGTTCCTCGCGAAACCAGTGAACATCGACGAATTGATCAAACTGTTGCAAGAATTGCACGGCGTTGGCGATGCCAAGCAGAGCACTAGCAAGTCGACGTCGCAACCGATTGCGGTCGCGGCATCGCCAGCCAAGGAGCGTGTCAGCGGTCGAATCCGATCGAGTCTGCCGATGGATCTTCCTGAATTTCAGCAGGTCGTCGCGCAATTTGTCGACGGGTTGGATCACTGTGTCGGCGAACTGCAGCAAGCGATCCAGACGGGCGATTACGACGCGGTCGCACGCCACGCCCACGCGCTGAAGGGAACCGGCGGAACCGTGGGATTCCCTCAGTTCACCGAACCGTCGCGGCAATTAGAAGAAGCCGCCAAGCAAGGAGACGAAGCCTTGCTGTTGGCTAGCATCGAAGAGATTCGTCAGATCGCCAAGGCGGTCGAGGGGCCGGATTTGCCTAAACCGGCCACCTCGACAACGTAA